Proteins from a genomic interval of Actinoalloteichus hymeniacidonis:
- a CDS encoding ubiquitin-like protein Pup yields the protein MAQERTQRHGGGDGDEEETPDAGTGGQERREQLGEDVDTILDEIDDVLEENAEDFVRAYVQKGGQ from the coding sequence ATGGCCCAGGAGCGAACGCAACGCCATGGCGGCGGTGACGGCGACGAGGAGGAGACTCCCGACGCGGGTACCGGCGGTCAGGAGCGCCGCGAACAGCTCGGCGAGGACGTCGACACGATCTTGGACGAGATCGACGACGTGCTCGAGGAGAACGCGGAGGACTTCGTGCGCGCCTATGTCCAGAAGGGTGGCCAGTAG
- the dop gene encoding depupylase/deamidase Dop, translating into MRRIMGTEVEYGIAVPGDSTANPVLTSTQVVLAYAASADIPRSRRARWDYEVESPLRDARGFDLGSGHFPAADPDSDELGAANVILTNGARLYVDHAHPEYAAPEVTNPRDAVIWDKAGERIMEAAAMRAATVPGQPKLQLYKNNIDNKGASYGTHENYLMARSTPFTSVVSGLTPFFASRQVVCGSGRVGIGAAGDGAGFQLSQRADYVEVEVGLETTLKRGIINTRDEPHADADKYRRLHVILGDANLAETSTYLKLGTTALVLDLIESGRRFDDLRLADPVQAVHAISHDPTLKTTVSLADGRRFTALDLQWAYHARAQEFADAGGLEPAGRAVLDMWGEILAALGRDPMECADRLDWPAKLRLLEGYRTRDGLGWASPRLHLVDLQYSDIRLDKGLYNRLVARGSMRRLVTEDEVLAAMSMPPEDTRAYFRGRCLQRYPAAVSAASWDSVIFDLGRESLVRIPTLEPLRGTKAHVGHLLEAAETAEELVDSLTRR; encoded by the coding sequence ATGCGGCGGATCATGGGCACCGAGGTGGAATACGGCATCGCAGTGCCGGGGGACAGCACCGCGAATCCGGTGCTCACCTCGACGCAGGTGGTGTTGGCCTACGCGGCCTCGGCGGACATTCCCCGGTCGCGGCGGGCCCGCTGGGACTACGAGGTCGAGTCTCCGCTGCGCGATGCGCGCGGTTTCGATCTCGGTTCCGGCCATTTTCCCGCCGCCGATCCGGATTCCGATGAACTCGGGGCGGCCAACGTCATCCTCACCAACGGCGCCCGCCTCTACGTCGACCATGCGCATCCCGAGTACGCCGCGCCCGAGGTGACCAACCCGCGCGATGCGGTGATCTGGGACAAAGCGGGCGAGCGGATCATGGAGGCGGCGGCCATGCGGGCGGCCACCGTGCCCGGGCAGCCCAAGCTCCAGCTCTACAAGAACAACATCGACAACAAGGGCGCCTCCTACGGGACCCACGAGAACTACCTGATGGCCAGGAGCACACCGTTCACCTCGGTGGTCTCCGGTCTGACGCCGTTCTTCGCCTCCCGGCAGGTGGTCTGCGGGTCTGGACGGGTCGGTATCGGCGCCGCAGGCGACGGCGCGGGATTCCAGCTCTCGCAGCGCGCCGACTACGTCGAGGTCGAGGTCGGACTGGAGACGACGCTCAAGCGCGGCATCATCAACACTCGCGACGAGCCGCACGCCGATGCCGACAAGTACCGCAGGCTGCACGTGATCCTCGGCGATGCCAACCTCGCGGAGACCTCCACCTACCTCAAGCTGGGGACCACCGCGCTGGTGCTGGATCTGATCGAGTCCGGCAGGCGGTTCGACGATCTCCGGCTCGCCGACCCGGTACAGGCGGTGCACGCCATCAGTCACGACCCCACGCTCAAGACCACGGTCTCGCTGGCCGACGGCCGTCGGTTCACCGCCTTGGACCTGCAGTGGGCGTATCACGCCCGCGCCCAGGAGTTCGCCGATGCAGGCGGCCTCGAACCTGCGGGTCGGGCGGTGCTGGACATGTGGGGCGAGATCCTCGCCGCTCTGGGCCGTGACCCGATGGAGTGTGCCGACCGACTCGACTGGCCTGCCAAGCTGCGCTTGCTGGAGGGATATCGGACCAGGGACGGGCTGGGCTGGGCGTCGCCCCGGCTGCACCTGGTCGACCTGCAGTACTCCGACATCCGGCTCGACAAGGGCCTGTACAACCGCCTCGTCGCGCGGGGCTCGATGCGGCGGCTCGTCACCGAGGACGAGGTGCTCGCCGCCATGAGCATGCCGCCCGAGGACACCAGGGCCTATTTCCGAGGTCGCTGCCTGCAGCGTTACCCGGCGGCGGTCTCCGCCGCGTCCTGGGACTCGGTGATCTTCGATCTCGGACGCGAATCCCTCGTGCGTATTCCCACCCTCGAACCCCTTCGCGGCACGAAGGCGCACGTCGGACACCTTCTCGAGGCGGCCGAGACCGCCGAGGAGCTGGTCGACTCCCTGACCCGTCGTTGA
- the prcB gene encoding proteasome subunit beta, which yields MEPSSVAPSAGAVLPAAYLAPGSSFVDFLRAASPELLPGGRAENGGRVDTPHGTTIVGLTFRGGVLIAGDRRATSGNLIAQRDIDKVYVTDDHSAVAIAGAAGIAVELARLFTVELQHYEKIHGVSLSLDGKANQLAGMVRGNLDQAMMGLAVIPLFVGYDVHASDPLRAGRIVSYDVAGGRYEERSGYHAVGSGSLFAKSALKKRHDPEADADEAVRTAVEALYDAADDDTATGHPDLTRRIYPTVVLITEEGARRLDDDRAEAVARAVVEGRQENPGG from the coding sequence ATGGAACCGTCCTCGGTTGCGCCCTCTGCAGGCGCCGTGCTGCCCGCCGCGTACCTCGCGCCGGGCTCGTCCTTCGTCGACTTCCTTCGAGCGGCCTCACCCGAGCTGCTGCCCGGTGGCCGAGCTGAGAACGGAGGCCGAGTGGATACCCCCCACGGCACGACCATCGTCGGGTTGACCTTCCGAGGCGGCGTCCTGATCGCGGGCGACCGCAGGGCTACCAGCGGGAACCTGATCGCACAGCGCGACATCGACAAGGTCTACGTCACCGACGACCACTCTGCGGTGGCCATCGCGGGCGCCGCCGGGATCGCGGTGGAGCTGGCGCGGCTGTTCACCGTGGAGCTCCAGCACTACGAGAAGATCCACGGCGTCTCGTTGTCCCTGGACGGCAAGGCCAACCAACTCGCGGGCATGGTCCGGGGCAACCTGGACCAGGCGATGATGGGGCTGGCGGTGATCCCGTTGTTCGTCGGCTACGACGTGCACGCCTCGGATCCGCTGCGTGCGGGTCGCATCGTCTCCTACGACGTCGCGGGCGGTCGTTACGAGGAGCGGTCGGGCTATCACGCGGTGGGCTCCGGCTCGCTCTTCGCGAAATCGGCGCTCAAGAAGCGGCACGATCCCGAGGCCGACGCCGACGAGGCGGTGCGGACCGCCGTGGAGGCGCTCTACGACGCCGCCGACGACGACACCGCCACCGGACACCCCGATCTGACCAGACGGATCTACCCGACGGTGGTCCTGATCACCGAGGAGGGCGCACGCAGGCTCGATGACGATCGAGCCGAGGCCGTCGCGCGCGCCGTGGTGGAGGGTCGCCAGGAGAACCCGGGCGGCTGA
- a CDS encoding DUF3558 family protein: protein MSMSIPRLASAGASAALLLFLAGCGEADSAAPGGDSDSRSSVETAEDELIAAAKRACDEPTQVVLQELPDATGNYTTNRVQGPTCNWTNREYLEGATITAISGAPYAEWLESDTLITGETSTLEIGGLPATQGATDEGCAVLVDVSGAALSVEVRLVRDDTPCEVAAELASEVLDGR from the coding sequence ATGTCGATGTCTATTCCCCGGCTGGCCAGCGCGGGCGCGTCGGCGGCGTTGCTGCTCTTCTTGGCAGGCTGCGGCGAGGCCGATTCGGCCGCTCCCGGCGGGGATTCCGATTCCCGGAGTTCCGTGGAGACGGCCGAGGACGAGTTGATCGCGGCCGCGAAACGCGCCTGCGATGAACCGACCCAGGTGGTATTGCAGGAATTACCGGATGCCACCGGAAATTACACCACCAACCGGGTGCAGGGGCCTACCTGCAATTGGACTAACCGTGAATACCTGGAGGGAGCAACGATCACTGCTATTTCCGGAGCACCGTATGCGGAATGGTTGGAGTCGGATACCTTGATCACCGGCGAGACCTCCACGCTGGAGATCGGTGGCTTACCCGCGACGCAAGGAGCCACCGATGAGGGCTGCGCGGTCCTGGTGGATGTCTCCGGCGCGGCATTGAGCGTCGAGGTGCGGTTGGTGCGGGACGACACGCCGTGCGAGGTGGCCGCCGAGCTGGCGAGCGAGGTCCTGGACGGCCGCTGA
- a CDS encoding aldo/keto reductase translates to MPTTSRQPIAPRVALGLAALGRPAYINLGREGELPHDRSVAAMQAATWETLDLAYAHGIRWVDVARSYGRSEEFLAGWLTERGHSDVTVSSKWGYAYVGEWRTDATVHEVKEHSLERLRTQWAQSRALLDGWIDFYQVHSLTSDSPLFEDAELLAALADIAAEGVRLGFSTSGPGQADTVRRALELEFDGRRLFRAVQSTWNPLEPSVGDALAEAHREGVHVLVKEALANGRLVVEPPAVIGEIARRHGVGADAVVLAAALCPPWVDSVLFGPAGPGQLRANLAAEDVRLTEDELEQIAGLAQPATRYWQERAALPWN, encoded by the coding sequence GTGCCCACGACTTCCCGACAACCGATCGCACCCAGGGTGGCGCTGGGGCTGGCAGCCCTAGGGCGACCGGCCTACATCAATCTCGGTCGGGAGGGAGAGCTACCGCACGACCGCAGCGTCGCGGCGATGCAGGCGGCCACCTGGGAGACGCTGGATCTCGCCTACGCACACGGAATTCGCTGGGTGGACGTCGCCCGCTCCTACGGGCGTTCCGAGGAGTTCCTCGCAGGCTGGCTCACCGAACGAGGCCACAGCGACGTGACGGTGTCGAGCAAATGGGGCTACGCCTACGTCGGCGAGTGGCGTACCGACGCCACTGTGCACGAGGTGAAGGAGCACTCCCTAGAGCGGCTGCGCACCCAATGGGCGCAGAGTAGAGCGCTGCTCGACGGGTGGATCGACTTCTACCAGGTGCACTCGTTGACCTCCGACAGCCCGCTGTTCGAGGACGCGGAGTTGCTTGCGGCGCTCGCCGACATCGCGGCGGAGGGCGTGCGGTTGGGCTTCTCCACGTCCGGGCCCGGCCAGGCCGACACCGTGCGCCGAGCGCTCGAGCTGGAGTTCGACGGGCGACGGCTGTTCCGAGCGGTGCAGTCGACGTGGAACCCCCTGGAGCCCTCGGTCGGTGACGCTCTCGCCGAAGCGCATCGCGAGGGTGTTCACGTCCTGGTGAAAGAGGCGCTGGCCAACGGCAGGCTCGTGGTGGAGCCGCCCGCCGTCATCGGCGAGATCGCTCGCCGACACGGCGTCGGAGCGGACGCCGTGGTGCTGGCGGCGGCGTTGTGCCCGCCATGGGTGGACTCCGTGCTGTTCGGCCCGGCAGGCCCCGGCCAGCTGCGGGCCAATCTCGCAGCCGAGGATGTGCGGCTCACCGAGGACGAACTCGAGCAGATCGCCGGACTGGCCCAGCCCGCGACCCGGTACTGGCAGGAACGCGCCGCGCTGCCGTGGAACTAG
- the prcA gene encoding proteasome subunit alpha: MSMPFYASPEQLMRERSELARKGIAKGRSAIVLTYAGGVLFVAENPSKTLHKVSEIYDRIGFAAAGRYPEFENLRVAGIRHADLTGYAYDRRDVSGRSLASFYAKTLGAIFTEQIKPYEVEICVAEVGASPDLDQLYHLTYDGSIIEEPGFVVMGGQAETISGALRDADHATSTLEEAVRDAVRALTAEPANSKNEPRELPVGQLEVAVLERDRPHRAFRRIRSASVSAILETADGDAKKDSEPAKPESDSDSDEQAQERPEA, from the coding sequence GTGAGCATGCCGTTCTACGCCTCGCCAGAGCAGTTGATGCGCGAGCGGTCCGAGCTGGCCCGAAAGGGAATCGCCAAGGGCCGCAGCGCCATCGTCCTGACCTACGCGGGTGGTGTTCTCTTCGTCGCCGAGAATCCGTCGAAGACCTTGCACAAGGTCTCCGAGATCTACGACCGCATCGGATTCGCCGCGGCCGGGCGCTATCCGGAGTTCGAGAACCTGCGGGTGGCAGGCATCCGCCATGCCGATCTCACCGGTTACGCCTATGACCGGCGGGATGTCTCCGGACGCTCGTTGGCCAGCTTCTACGCCAAGACCCTCGGGGCGATCTTCACCGAGCAGATCAAGCCCTACGAGGTGGAGATCTGTGTCGCCGAGGTCGGTGCGTCACCGGACCTCGACCAGCTCTACCACCTCACCTACGACGGCTCGATCATCGAGGAGCCCGGCTTCGTGGTGATGGGCGGACAGGCCGAGACGATCTCCGGCGCCCTGCGGGACGCCGACCATGCGACGTCGACCTTGGAGGAGGCCGTCCGCGACGCGGTCCGAGCATTGACCGCCGAGCCGGCCAACAGCAAGAACGAACCCCGGGAGCTGCCGGTGGGACAGCTGGAGGTGGCCGTCCTGGAGCGTGACCGGCCGCACCGGGCATTCCGCCGCATCAGATCGGCCTCGGTGAGCGCGATCCTGGAGACCGCCGACGGCGACGCGAAGAAGGATTCCGAGCCCGCGAAGCCGGAGTCGGACTCGGACTCGGACGAGCAGGCTCAGGAGAGGCCGGAGGCATGA